The candidate division WOR-3 bacterium genome has a window encoding:
- a CDS encoding aspartate kinase, whose amino-acid sequence MIKVYKFGGEVLKNIKRIKLAAGVIEKEIKKGIRPVIVVSAMGDTTDKLIELSKKVSKNPDKRELDMLLSAGERISMSLFSMALKERNINSKSLTGSQAGILTDTKHSSAQIIEIRGKRILETLERGEIPIIAGFQGVSIEKEVTTLGRGGSDLTAASLAVFLKTKDVIFYKDVDGIYALPPKIMKKSKKIKEISFEEMLFLSEYGAEVLNPRAVALGMKYNLKFYVKKLNREDYTMIKNEAIETSYVKAIVMKKGVSLLLLEKAKENFRIPQTASYLNEKNINVLFFIHGIRDERGVDLSFAVEVKKIDKEVIKELKELYNPLKIKFMKKMGILTLVGYGIGDSPFILEESMRELQKNKIHIYAIFSSRPGIILLLKEEDLLNSLKILSKKWNLIS is encoded by the coding sequence TTGATTAAAGTTTATAAATTTGGTGGAGAAGTTTTAAAAAATATAAAGAGAATTAAACTTGCAGCAGGAGTGATTGAAAAGGAAATAAAAAAAGGAATTAGACCTGTTATTGTAGTTTCAGCAATGGGAGATACAACTGATAAACTTATTGAACTTTCAAAAAAAGTATCAAAAAATCCTGATAAAAGGGAACTTGATATGCTTTTATCAGCAGGAGAGAGAATTTCAATGTCTCTTTTTTCAATGGCTTTAAAGGAAAGAAATATAAATTCAAAATCTCTTACTGGTTCTCAGGCAGGTATTTTAACTGATACAAAACACAGTTCAGCACAGATAATAGAAATAAGGGGAAAGAGAATTCTTGAAACTCTGGAAAGAGGGGAAATTCCTATAATAGCTGGATTCCAGGGAGTAAGTATAGAAAAAGAAGTTACAACACTTGGAAGAGGTGGTTCTGATTTAACAGCAGCAAGTTTAGCAGTGTTTCTAAAAACAAAAGATGTTATATTTTATAAGGATGTTGACGGGATATATGCTTTACCCCCGAAAATTATGAAGAAATCAAAAAAAATTAAGGAAATATCTTTTGAGGAAATGTTATTTTTATCGGAGTATGGTGCAGAAGTTTTAAATCCAAGGGCTGTGGCATTGGGGATGAAGTATAACTTAAAATTTTATGTTAAAAAATTAAACAGAGAGGATTATACAATGATAAAAAATGAGGCAATTGAGACCTCCTATGTTAAGGCAATTGTTATGAAAAAGGGAGTATCTTTACTTTTACTTGAAAAGGCAAAGGAAAATTTCAGAATTCCACAGACAGCAAGCTATTTAAATGAAAAAAATATAAATGTTTTATTTTTTATTCATGGTATAAGGGATGAAAGGGGTGTTGATCTTTCCTTTGCAGTTGAAGTTAAAAAAATAGATAAAGAAGTTATCAAGGAACTAAAAGAACTTTATAATCCATTAAAAATAAAGTTTATGAAAAAAATGGGAATATTAACTCTTGTTGGTTACGGAATAGGGGACTCTCCCTTTATTCTTGAAGAATCAATGAGAGAATTACAGAAAAATAAAATTCATATTTATGCAATATTTTCCTCAAGACCAGGAATAATTTTACTTTTAAAAGAGGAAGACCTTTTAAATTCCTTAAAAATACTTTCAAAAAAATGGAACCTAATATCTTAA
- a CDS encoding aminotransferase class I/II-fold pyridoxal phosphate-dependent enzyme, with product MKFSKRIKKFPHYFFEELDKLKEKYKENLIDMGVGDPDIPTPDEIIEILIKEARNPVFHRYPPYQGYKFLKEAIKNYYKKRFEVELKDEEILVLIGSKEGLSHLAFVILEEGSFSLIPDPAYPAYELASKMAGARVHKMPLKEKNSFLPDFSLIDSKILKKTRLMYLNYPNNPTGAEANIEFFKDAVKLSKKYDFCLVNDLCYAEIYEEKEPISLLQIGKKNCIEFNSLSKTFNMTGWRIGFVCGDERIIQNLAKFKTVIDNCQFGAIQKAASYALLNFERLNKPIREKYKERRKKLKDALREIKMKFFDSQATFYIWAKPEGFTSYEFSIEFLKNKKVLVVPGEGFGKEGKGFIRFSITISDDKLDEALKRLKEFYKID from the coding sequence ATGAAATTTTCTAAAAGAATAAAAAAATTTCCTCACTACTTTTTTGAAGAACTTGATAAATTAAAGGAAAAATATAAGGAAAACCTTATTGATATGGGAGTTGGTGATCCTGATATCCCCACACCTGATGAAATTATTGAAATTTTAATTAAAGAAGCCAGAAATCCAGTTTTCCACAGATACCCACCATACCAGGGATACAAATTTCTTAAAGAAGCTATAAAAAACTATTACAAAAAAAGATTTGAAGTTGAATTAAAAGATGAAGAAATACTTGTCTTAATTGGTTCAAAAGAGGGATTAAGCCACCTCGCCTTTGTTATACTTGAAGAGGGAAGTTTTTCCCTTATTCCTGATCCAGCATATCCTGCCTATGAACTTGCTTCAAAAATGGCAGGTGCAAGGGTTCACAAAATGCCTCTTAAAGAAAAAAATTCCTTTTTACCTGATTTTTCCCTTATAGATAGTAAAATTCTTAAAAAAACAAGATTAATGTATTTAAATTATCCAAATAACCCAACAGGTGCAGAAGCAAATATTGAGTTCTTCAAGGATGCAGTTAAACTCTCTAAAAAATATGATTTCTGTCTTGTAAATGACCTCTGTTATGCTGAAATCTATGAAGAAAAAGAACCAATATCCCTTTTACAGATAGGTAAAAAAAACTGTATTGAATTCAACTCCTTATCAAAAACCTTCAATATGACAGGATGGAGAATTGGTTTTGTATGTGGAGATGAAAGAATTATTCAAAACCTTGCGAAATTTAAAACGGTTATTGATAACTGTCAATTTGGTGCAATACAAAAAGCAGCTAGTTATGCCCTTTTAAATTTTGAAAGATTAAATAAACCCATAAGAGAAAAATATAAAGAAAGGAGAAAAAAACTTAAAGATGCTTTAAGAGAAATAAAGATGAAATTTTTTGATTCACAAGCAACCTTTTATATATGGGCAAAACCTGAAGGATTTACAAGTTATGAATTTTCCATAGAATTTCTCAAAAATAAAAAAGTTCTTGTGGTTCCTGGAGAAGGATTTGGAAAAGAGGGAAAAGGGTTTATAAGATTCAGTATCACAATTTCTGATGATAAATTAGATGAAGCATTAAAAAGATTAAAGGAGTTTTATAAAATTGATTAA
- a CDS encoding SAM-dependent chlorinase/fluorinase — protein MKLITIITDFGYDSPYIGSVKAKIHSITQGKAQIIDIFHEVEKHNILSAMYWIYYLYRDYPEGTSFLCVVDPTVGTERKGILVEFEKRFFIGPDNGIFTLFIKKGGKVYELPPPLEKASPTFHARDYFSIWVSKITLSPFIIRNLKEYREPVLLEIEEPVKSEKIIKGHMVLKDRFGNILTDIENEWIQNGKNYILKTKKFLIEGPKRTYAEVKKGKLIFLKGSFGFIEIAANMKSAFDIIKPHFPEKIEIREKENF, from the coding sequence ATGAAATTAATTACAATTATAACTGATTTTGGTTACGATTCCCCCTATATAGGTTCTGTTAAGGCAAAAATTCACTCAATTACCCAAGGAAAAGCCCAGATTATTGATATTTTCCATGAAGTTGAAAAACATAATATTTTATCTGCAATGTACTGGATTTACTATTTATACAGAGATTATCCAGAAGGGACCAGTTTTCTATGTGTTGTTGACCCAACAGTTGGAACAGAAAGAAAGGGAATTTTAGTTGAATTTGAAAAAAGATTTTTTATAGGACCTGACAATGGAATTTTTACCTTATTTATTAAAAAGGGAGGTAAAGTTTATGAACTTCCACCACCTCTTGAAAAAGCTTCACCCACCTTTCATGCAAGAGATTACTTTTCAATATGGGTTTCAAAAATTACCCTCTCCCCTTTTATTATAAGAAATTTAAAAGAATACAGAGAACCTGTTCTATTAGAGATTGAAGAGCCTGTAAAAAGTGAAAAAATAATAAAGGGGCACATGGTTTTAAAAGATAGATTTGGTAACATACTAACAGATATTGAAAACGAATGGATTCAAAATGGAAAAAATTACATTTTAAAGACTAAAAAATTTTTAATAGAAGGACCAAAGAGAACCTATGCAGAAGTCAAAAAGGGAAAACTTATTTTTTTAAAAGGAAGTTTTGGTTTTATTGAAATTGCAGCCAATATGAAAAGTGCCTTTGACATAATTAAACCTCATTTCCCTGAAAAAATTGAAATAAGGGAAAAAGAAAACTTTTGA
- a CDS encoding PorV/PorQ family protein, which translates to MKKFLLLLIFPLSLFSSANDAAVVFLTIFPGARAVGMGAAFTAVSDDATCTFYNPGGLPFIKNFEVSLQHSNWLTGLWPDMYYEFFGFVKPMGEMGSVGGNVVYLTTGETEAYIEGSDAPIARFVNFDFALTLNYGYKVFENLGTGIGAKFIYSFLAPDWLVKRVFPESGGGGTGITYAFDFGLLYKSVILEGSSFLPSVSMGLSLLNFGPGIRYTRKGGGEDPLPRTLKLGLALSIYESEAVKFIFATDITKILVNLKADWDEKGFNYVWWEAWKHVGLEFNYYNFVFLRIGYFHDAEGVRKGPMFGGGVKLGKFYFDVGVDSPIYDFDTDNYRFSLRYIF; encoded by the coding sequence ATGAAAAAATTTTTATTACTTTTAATTTTCCCTTTATCCCTTTTTTCTTCTGCAAATGATGCTGCTGTGGTTTTTTTAACTATTTTCCCAGGAGCAAGAGCAGTAGGTATGGGAGCTGCTTTTACTGCTGTTTCCGATGACGCAACTTGTACTTTTTATAATCCTGGGGGGCTTCCTTTTATTAAAAATTTTGAGGTTTCTCTCCAGCATTCAAACTGGCTAACTGGGTTATGGCCTGATATGTACTATGAATTTTTTGGTTTTGTAAAACCTATGGGAGAGATGGGTTCAGTTGGGGGAAATGTTGTATATTTAACAACAGGAGAGACAGAGGCATATATTGAGGGAAGTGATGCTCCGATAGCCCGTTTTGTTAATTTTGATTTTGCTCTTACCTTAAATTATGGATATAAAGTTTTTGAAAATTTAGGGACAGGGATAGGAGCAAAGTTTATTTATTCCTTTCTTGCACCTGACTGGCTTGTTAAAAGAGTTTTTCCTGAATCAGGTGGAGGAGGAACAGGTATTACATATGCTTTTGATTTTGGACTTCTTTATAAATCAGTGATACTGGAGGGAAGCTCCTTTTTGCCTTCTGTATCCATGGGGCTTTCCCTTTTAAATTTTGGTCCCGGGATAAGGTATACAAGAAAGGGTGGCGGAGAGGATCCCCTTCCAAGGACTTTAAAACTTGGTTTAGCACTCTCTATTTATGAAAGTGAAGCAGTAAAATTTATTTTTGCTACTGATATTACAAAAATTCTTGTTAATTTGAAAGCTGATTGGGATGAAAAGGGTTTTAATTATGTATGGTGGGAAGCTTGGAAACATGTGGGTCTTGAGTTTAACTATTATAACTTTGTTTTCCTAAGGATAGGATATTTCCATGATGCTGAAGGTGTAAGGAAAGGACCTATGTTTGGTGGTGGTGTAAAACTGGGTAAATTTTATTTTGATGTAGGTGTGGATTCACCCATTTATGATTTTGATACTGACAATTACAGGTTTTCTTTAAGATATATTTTTTAG
- the rpmJ gene encoding 50S ribosomal protein L36, with the protein MKVRSAVRKICAKCRIIRRKGRVMVICENPKHKQRQG; encoded by the coding sequence ATGAAAGTGAGAAGTGCGGTAAGAAAAATTTGTGCCAAATGTAGAATTATACGTCGGAAAGGGCGTGTAATGGTTATTTGTGAAAATCCAAAACATAAACAGAGGCAGGGATAA
- the rpsM gene encoding 30S ribosomal protein S13, which produces MARIAGVDLPKNKKIEVALTYIYGIGPSNSKWILRETGIDPDKKVKDLTPEEVGKLQSAIEGLKVEGALRMEISRNIKRLIDIGSYRGLRHKLGLPVRGQRTRHNARTRKGPRGNIFRKLKRRGEK; this is translated from the coding sequence ATGGCAAGAATTGCAGGTGTTGATTTACCGAAGAATAAAAAAATTGAGGTTGCTTTAACTTATATTTATGGTATTGGTCCATCAAACTCGAAGTGGATCCTGAGGGAAACGGGTATTGATCCTGATAAAAAAGTAAAGGATTTAACTCCTGAGGAGGTGGGAAAGTTACAGAGTGCAATTGAGGGATTAAAAGTTGAGGGTGCTTTGAGGATGGAAATTTCGAGAAATATAAAGAGGCTTATAGATATAGGTTCCTATCGTGGATTAAGGCATAAACTTGGTTTGCCTGTCAGGGGTCAAAGGACAAGACATAATGCAAGGACAAGAAAAGGCCCAAGGGGTAATATTTTCAGGAAATTAAAGAGAAGAGGTGAAAAATAA
- the rpsK gene encoding 30S ribosomal protein S11 — protein MAKKGRKKKKEKKLLSFAIVHIQSTFNNTIITVTDENGDTLCWASSGSVGFKGTRKGTPFAASKAAEDVAKKVKEFGIQEVEVRLKGPGQGREAALRTLHAQGLKIVAIKDVTPIPHNGTRPPKRRRV, from the coding sequence ATGGCTAAAAAAGGAAGAAAAAAAAAGAAGGAAAAGAAATTATTAAGTTTCGCTATTGTTCATATACAATCAACTTTTAACAATACTATTATTACAGTTACTGATGAAAACGGGGATACTCTTTGCTGGGCTTCTTCTGGTTCAGTAGGTTTTAAGGGAACAAGAAAGGGAACACCTTTTGCTGCTTCAAAAGCTGCCGAGGATGTTGCGAAGAAGGTAAAGGAATTTGGTATTCAGGAAGTTGAAGTAAGGTTAAAAGGTCCAGGTCAAGGAAGGGAGGCTGCTTTAAGAACACTTCATGCCCAGGGACTAAAAATTGTTGCTATAAAAGATGTGACTCCAATTCCCCATAATGGGACAAGACCACCAAAAAGAAGGAGGGTATAA
- the rpsD gene encoding 30S ribosomal protein S4, which yields MARITGPKCRMCRREGMQLFLKGERCLTDKCPVKKRPYPPGFHGPRKKPRLSIYGLQLREKQKAKRIYGVLERQFRRYFEIARKMPGNTGENLLSLLERRLDNVIYRLGFAMSRAQARQIVTHGHVLVNGRKIDIPSYLVKEGDVISIKDKIKDNPFIKYSLQRKDIRVLPEWLSFDSNKLEGRVLRLPEKKDITYPIQESLIVELYSK from the coding sequence ATGGCCAGAATAACAGGACCTAAATGCAGGATGTGTAGAAGAGAAGGGATGCAACTATTTTTGAAAGGTGAAAGATGTTTGACTGATAAGTGTCCGGTAAAAAAGAGACCTTATCCACCTGGTTTTCATGGACCAAGGAAAAAACCAAGGCTTTCAATTTATGGACTTCAGCTAAGGGAAAAACAGAAAGCAAAGAGAATTTATGGTGTTCTTGAGAGACAGTTTAGAAGATATTTTGAAATTGCAAGAAAAATGCCTGGGAATACTGGAGAAAATTTACTTTCCCTTCTTGAGAGAAGGCTTGATAATGTTATTTATAGGCTTGGATTTGCAATGTCAAGAGCACAGGCACGGCAGATTGTTACTCATGGTCATGTACTTGTTAATGGTAGAAAGATTGATATACCTTCCTATCTTGTTAAAGAAGGTGATGTAATTTCCATAAAGGATAAAATTAAAGATAATCCCTTTATTAAATATTCTCTTCAGAGAAAAGATATAAGGGTTTTGCCTGAGTGGCTTTCATTTGATTCCAATAAACTTGAAGGTAGAGTTTTAAGACTTCCTGAGAAAAAGGATATAACTTACCCAATTCAGGAAAGTCTTATTGTTGAGCTTTATTCTAAATAA
- a CDS encoding DNA-directed RNA polymerase subunit alpha, with protein MYRVNLTIPESIKILTLTDKKGVFEISPLERGYGVTLGNSLRRVLLSSIKGSSIFAVHIDGVLHEFSTIDGVIEDVPHIVLNLKKVRVKFEGDLPYKSMVLSKQGKGEVKAADFRLPPEIKILNPEIHIAELSSDKSKLAIEAFVTSGRGYLTVEEIKYLIKTDKGFQPILPHNSFFIDADFSPVRFVNFWIENMRVDYRTDFEKLFLDIETDGSVTPYDALIEAQEIMIQHLSSLKKIYTEKKEVKEKKVKEISKKHMEILDESISFLDLSKRVTEALEEEGIKTLYDLVTLKSEDLLKIKNLGKKSIEEIEEKLKKFDLYLGMEISKPIKK; from the coding sequence ATGTATAGAGTTAATTTAACAATACCCGAAAGTATAAAAATTTTAACTCTTACTGATAAAAAAGGAGTTTTTGAGATTTCTCCTCTTGAGAGGGGTTATGGAGTTACCTTAGGAAATTCATTGAGGAGAGTTTTACTTTCAAGTATAAAAGGTTCATCAATTTTTGCAGTTCATATAGATGGGGTTTTACATGAATTTTCTACCATTGACGGAGTTATTGAGGATGTTCCTCATATTGTTTTGAATTTAAAAAAGGTGAGGGTAAAATTTGAGGGTGATCTTCCATATAAGTCCATGGTTTTATCAAAGCAGGGAAAAGGAGAAGTAAAAGCAGCTGATTTTAGATTACCACCTGAGATAAAAATACTTAATCCAGAAATTCATATAGCTGAACTTTCTTCTGATAAATCTAAACTTGCTATTGAGGCATTTGTAACAAGTGGCAGGGGTTATTTGACTGTTGAAGAGATAAAATACCTTATAAAAACTGATAAAGGATTTCAACCTATATTACCCCATAATTCCTTTTTCATTGATGCTGATTTTTCACCAGTAAGATTTGTAAATTTCTGGATAGAAAATATGAGAGTAGATTACAGGACTGACTTTGAAAAGTTATTTTTGGATATTGAAACTGACGGTTCAGTAACTCCCTATGATGCTTTGATTGAGGCTCAGGAAATCATGATTCAACATCTTTCAAGTTTAAAGAAAATTTATACAGAGAAAAAAGAAGTTAAAGAGAAAAAGGTAAAAGAAATATCAAAAAAGCATATGGAAATACTCGATGAGAGTATTTCCTTTTTAGATTTATCTAAAAGGGTTACAGAAGCACTTGAAGAGGAAGGAATTAAAACGCTTTATGATCTTGTTACTTTAAAGTCAGAGGATCTTTTAAAAATTAAAAATCTTGGTAAAAAGTCAATAGAAGAAATAGAGGAAAAACTTAAAAAATTTGATTTGTACCTGGGAATGGAGATTTCAAAACCAATAAAGAAATAG
- the rplQ gene encoding 50S ribosomal protein L17, with the protein MRHLKKGRKLQRTHSHRKALIRNQAISMVLKGRIKSTVPKLKETRKLVEKLLSIAKNDTQATRRLVFSYLNHKEASIKIFEIAKNFKNRKGGFTRIIKLGFRKGDGAEEGLLEFVE; encoded by the coding sequence ATGAGACATCTAAAAAAAGGGAGGAAGTTACAGAGAACTCATTCCCATAGAAAGGCACTTATAAGAAATCAGGCAATAAGTATGGTATTAAAAGGAAGAATTAAGAGTACTGTTCCTAAGCTGAAGGAAACAAGAAAACTTGTAGAAAAGCTTCTTAGTATTGCGAAAAATGATACTCAGGCTACAAGGAGACTTGTATTTTCCTACTTAAATCACAAGGAAGCTTCAATTAAAATTTTTGAAATAGCAAAGAATTTTAAGAATAGAAAGGGAGGTTTTACAAGAATTATAAAACTGGGATTTAGAAAGGGAGACGGTGCGGAAGAAGGTCTTTTAGAATTTGTTGAATAA
- a CDS encoding potassium transporter TrkG, with amino-acid sequence MNNFFKFKPHFLILAGYLLISLFFSFILLLPFTHRGNLDFIDALFTSTSALCVTGHIVKDTEKFWTIWGKFIILFLIQIGGLGYMTLLSYFFLVLKGGVPITLRVITKETQSFLKGIPVRELILKVLIYTLIIEISGSLLLFLFTEGKDRLFHSVFHSISAFCNAGFSSYSENLMKYRNSPFYLLTVSFLFIIGGIGFFVLDDIYNFLRKRKSVSYHSKVVIKTTLFLILFFSIIFLIIEWNNSLKNFNVLLKIINSIFHVTTPRTAGFNALNISNFSISTILIIIFLMIVGGSPGGTAGGVKTTNFAILAAFLRSIFRGEEEVYLSKRRIENNLLIESLMIFSLYIFIAGLCLFLILILEGNRFDFTGVLFEVISALSTVGLSLGSKIYPNLSLSADFSPFSKLVIIFLMIIGRIGVFTIWSILVTRKKSLKSYPKGELLIV; translated from the coding sequence TTGAATAATTTTTTTAAATTTAAACCCCATTTTTTAATATTAGCAGGGTATTTATTAATAAGTTTATTTTTTTCCTTTATTTTGCTTTTGCCTTTTACCCATAGGGGCAATCTTGATTTTATTGATGCCCTTTTCACATCTACCTCTGCTCTTTGTGTAACAGGTCATATTGTTAAGGATACAGAAAAATTTTGGACTATATGGGGAAAATTTATTATTCTATTTCTCATACAGATAGGTGGGCTTGGTTATATGACGCTTCTTTCTTATTTTTTCCTTGTTTTAAAAGGTGGAGTTCCTATTACTTTAAGGGTTATAACAAAAGAAACTCAGAGTTTTTTGAAGGGTATCCCTGTAAGAGAGCTAATATTAAAAGTTTTAATTTATACCCTTATAATTGAAATTTCAGGTTCCCTTTTGCTTTTTTTGTTTACAGAGGGAAAGGATAGATTATTTCACAGTGTGTTTCACAGTATTTCCGCTTTCTGTAATGCTGGATTTTCCTCTTATTCAGAAAATTTAATGAAATACAGGAATTCCCCATTTTATCTATTGACTGTCTCTTTTCTTTTTATAATAGGTGGTATCGGTTTTTTTGTTCTTGATGATATTTATAATTTCCTTAGAAAAAGAAAATCCGTATCCTATCACTCAAAAGTTGTTATTAAAACCACATTATTCCTTATTTTATTTTTTAGTATAATTTTTTTAATAATTGAGTGGAATAATTCTTTAAAGAATTTTAATGTTTTATTAAAGATTATAAACTCAATTTTTCATGTAACAACTCCAAGGACAGCAGGATTTAATGCTTTGAATATTTCAAATTTTTCAATATCAACAATTTTAATTATAATTTTTTTAATGATAGTAGGTGGTTCCCCTGGTGGAACTGCAGGAGGAGTGAAAACTACCAATTTTGCAATTTTGGCGGCTTTTTTAAGGAGTATATTTAGAGGAGAAGAAGAAGTTTATTTATCAAAAAGGAGAATTGAAAATAATTTACTTATTGAGTCCTTAATGATATTTTCCCTTTATATTTTTATTGCAGGCCTTTGTCTTTTTCTAATTTTAATTTTAGAAGGAAATAGATTTGACTTTACAGGAGTACTTTTTGAAGTTATTTCTGCTCTTTCAACTGTAGGTCTATCTTTGGGATCCAAAATTTATCCGAATTTAAGCTTATCTGCTGATTTCTCTCCTTTTTCAAAATTAGTAATAATTTTTCTTATGATTATTGGAAGAATAGGTGTATTTACTATTTGGAGTATTCTGGTTACAAGGAAAAAAAGTTTGAAGAGTTATCCAAAAGGTGAACTTTTAATTGTTTGA
- a CDS encoding alanine dehydrogenase produces the protein MDRIIIGIPLSEREGNIYEKRVSLSPPGCKELIDLGAEIYLESKAGEGAGFTDEEYKEKGAQIVYSKEEVFLRSDIILGINQPFESELSLLKENHVIFGFLHLAVKPKTICDVFVEKKITSIGYEIIQEEDGTLPILRVSSEIAGKLAPQIAGRLLETEKGGLGILLGGIPGIPPADVVIIGAGTLGTYAARSFLGLGASVYMLDISKSKLEKIDEIFGGRVVTAIATYENISKFVKFADVLILSILVPGEKAPKIVTRDMVKSMRSGSVIIDFSIDQGGACETSRLTPTESFVYKEFGVIHFCVPNVPSFVARTASHALSNALIPYLKEIVKNGIEYIKENKALWNGCYTFKGKFTRKHPWSEGYPVL, from the coding sequence ATGGATAGAATAATAATAGGTATTCCCTTATCGGAAAGAGAGGGTAATATTTATGAGAAAAGAGTGTCTCTTTCTCCTCCAGGCTGTAAAGAGTTAATTGATCTTGGAGCTGAAATTTACTTAGAGAGCAAAGCAGGAGAAGGTGCTGGTTTTACTGATGAAGAGTATAAAGAAAAAGGTGCACAAATAGTATATTCAAAGGAAGAAGTTTTTTTAAGGTCTGATATTATCTTAGGAATAAACCAGCCTTTCGAAAGTGAACTTTCACTTTTGAAAGAAAATCATGTAATTTTTGGATTTTTGCATCTTGCTGTGAAACCAAAAACTATATGTGATGTTTTTGTTGAAAAGAAGATTACATCTATTGGTTATGAAATAATTCAGGAAGAAGATGGAACTTTGCCAATTTTAAGGGTTTCAAGTGAAATAGCCGGTAAACTCGCTCCCCAGATTGCAGGTAGATTGCTTGAGACAGAAAAGGGTGGGCTCGGAATTCTTTTAGGTGGGATTCCAGGGATACCTCCTGCTGATGTTGTTATAATAGGTGCTGGAACTCTTGGAACTTATGCTGCAAGGTCTTTTTTGGGATTGGGTGCTTCAGTTTATATGCTTGACATTTCAAAAAGTAAACTGGAAAAAATAGATGAAATTTTCGGGGGAAGAGTAGTTACTGCTATTGCAACATACGAAAATATTTCTAAATTTGTTAAATTTGCTGATGTTCTTATTTTATCTATTCTTGTTCCAGGAGAGAAAGCACCAAAAATTGTTACAAGGGATATGGTTAAATCTATGAGAAGCGGTTCTGTTATAATTGATTTTTCTATAGACCAGGGAGGTGCATGTGAGACATCAAGACTTACACCAACAGAAAGTTTTGTTTACAAAGAATTCGGTGTTATTCATTTTTGTGTTCCCAATGTGCCTTCTTTTGTAGCAAGAACTGCTTCACATGCTCTTTCCAATGCTTTAATTCCATATTTAAAAGAAATTGTTAAAAATGGAATTGAATATATAAAAGAAAATAAAGCTCTATGGAATGGTTGTTATACCTTTAAAGGAAAGTTTACAAGGAAACATCCATGGAGTGAAGGTTATCCTGTTTTATAA